Part of the Lotus japonicus ecotype B-129 chromosome 6, LjGifu_v1.2 genome, ACTGCACCATCAACATTCACTTTAACTCAGCCCGAATCCGGCTTAGTCCATCCAGTACTCATGCTCCTCGTTAGGATACAATCGAAAACTCCACGTTGCTGCCCTTGGACATCAATCAACGTGAAGCTCATAGCAGATACCAATGCCAACTGCTCCATGCCAAGCGATTTCATTAGGGACCAAATGCGGGCAGAACTGCGAGGCGAGTTCGACTAAAAACCTAGCCATTCCTCATATGCCAAATCGCGGATAGAGATAGGCAAAGAAGCGTGGCCAATCAACACCAAAAAAAGGCGTTGTTCATGAAAACTGTGTTCAACCACCCAAGATTCCCAATCTGCACCAAAAAAGGCGTTGTTCATACCCCCCATCAAAGTTGTGTTCTAGGACGAAAGCACCACACTACAATCACGAAAGGGTTGGAGGTATTCTTCGGTATATGTAAAACACAAAGGGCAGAGATCACAAGCACCCATATGCAGAAACTACATTCAATCCGTTGAAATTTAAGAATgtccattaaaaaaaatacaaaatgtgAAATGAAACTTGGCCTTTCCTTAGAGTTTCAATTAGGTTCAACTTAAAACCAACAAAACATTCACAACATAACTAACCAAGGGCTGGGAAATTTGTTATAGCATGTCCTCTTATAGGTAAGAGTCACATTATGCATGCTCACATAAATTTCCTACATTTCCTCATGTAGCAACAATCATAAAGATAGTCCAATTCTTGTCGATATCATGTCAATTCTCTCCAAGTTTTATATTGTTGGAAAAGATGGATGAAGAACGCGAAATTGAACAACATTAGAAACAAAATTTAAGTCGTGAATTAGATTCATCGTCCTCAATAATTTCATTCATGTATTATTTCGAAAACCTTGTCCCTTTCCCTCATAAACTGGAATATTAAAATTGACGAGAAAAATATTTGTATGCCCAGGATCTTGCTACCATTAACTGATTCTCATTTCTCAATAACAGAGAAACAAACAATTTTATGTTTTAATACTCCCTCAAGATGGAAGATAAATGTTGATAATTCCCATTTGGATATTagggaattttttttggtgCAAATGGAAATAACCTTTTGAATAGAAAGTAACAGGGTCACGCCTTGCCACTAGAATTATCATCATCTATAAGTAAAAATGAGTATCTTGGATATAAGGGATTTAAAAACAGAGATAGaaatacttttttttgaaaagaacctGCCATTAATCAAATAGGAGGCATTGAAGTCAAAATGTCCGCGGTTACAAAAACATCGACTTCAGGTGGTACCTCCTCTATCCACACCAAACCGGCGTACGAGGAGGCATTCCTGGCCAAAAAGTCAGCGACAACATTACCTGAACGGCGAATAAAAACAACATACACAAAATCTAAAGAACGACTCAACTGAAAGCAATCACTAAGAATTGTGGCTAAGTAGTTCCTCCCGTCTAGAGGCTTCTTCCACATATGAAAAAGAGTGAGACATTCCGTCTCAAAGAAAACCAGTCTAAAACCAAGGGTAATAGCCAAACCAATCGCCCACCGGAAAGCTAAGGCCTCCGCCTCCACTACCGTAGAGGGCCTCTCCACAACCTCCGCCGCAGCAGCAAGGATTAAGCCGTCATGGTTCCTGGCCACCATTCCTATACCAGAAACCGAGTCAGACTTCCAAGACCCATCAAAGTTAACCTTGAAGACTCCCCGCGGTGGTCTCCTCCAAATGGCGTCGTGCACCGGACCATTAGCACTGGGATCCACCGTCGAAACATCCACCTGTGACATCGAAGTTGCCCGCTGAATTGCGGCCTCACAACGAAACGGAACCTCCTGGAAAATGAGCTTGTTATGCGCTTCCCATAAAGCACAAGAAGCCATTTGGCAGCTCGCCACGACATCACTATCAGCTTCCACCAAAAACTGCAATAGAAAATCTGCAACAATGGAAAAATTATCCAAACGCAAGGCAAGCGGGTGAGCAAACCAAAAATATTTAGAAATTGGACATTGTAACCAAAGATGACTTACAGTTTAAAACTCGTTACCACACAAAGGGCAAGATGGGTCACTGTTCACTCCTTTCCGCCATAGAGACTAACGGCAACACACACACCAAGCAAGATCTTTGCACCTCGGAAGGGCtttagttttccaaaaactttgCCAAAGCTTTGCGGGCAATGGGGACGTCGCTATGGAAGACGACGTGGTAGCCTGCGCCTCATACTTATAGAGTGATAGATATAAATTTTAGATGCATGCATATATGATGACAAACAGTTTTATGACTTTGTACTTTTATTACCGGTTATAGGCAGTTTAATTTTACTAAAtccaattaaaaataaacttttggTTTGATAGAATAGCTAAGTAGTCTCTTGGAGATGAGGTTTGGGTGGGGAATTTTCCTCTGTTTTAACGGTTGTAGTCTGATGTTTTGACATTTCAGTTTCAATGAAGATTTCTATTTTGACGTAAAAAAAGAATATTCTCTTCCTCAATTCTCAAGGGTCAAAGACCATTTGCATTAGTCATTCAGAATCGTTAAAAGACAGGTGGTGATGATCATTTCACTTGGTGGGGTTGGTGAGGCAGGGCTGTGTTTTAGTGTGCTTAAGCAGGAAGCTAAACAATCAAGATCAAGACACAATGATGTTACCATAAAAGTGGGTCTCACGGGCTGAGATTTCTTTACGTTAGGTGACCATTTTAAGTGATTATTGGATCCCTGAAAACTTAGAAAGAGAAGCTTGAGGTGGATTGCAAGAGTGTGTttggttaaaacttaaaaggagGGGAAGAGAAGAATTCTAATGGAGGGGAGGAGGGGGATATTTTAATTCTTATTATGTTTGTTTAagagaaaggaaaggaaaaaaagtTTTCAATGTGTTAATactaaaattttcaaatattacCAGAAGAACACAATGTGGATTTCAGAGATCTTTTGGCAGCCTTAAGTCCTTAACAGATGAAGACAGCCGACAATTTATGCCTATTCTGGAAGAAATCTGTGATTTATTGAAGCGGCAGTGGGTGGTCTCTTTGGTGAATTTCAGTAGGGAATGCAACGAGTCAGTGAATTGGTTAGCAAAGAGAGGAGCTTCTTCTCCATCCATAGCAATATGTGTGCTTGAGGAGCCTCCTAGGGACTTAGAGATCCTCCAGTTGAGGGATCGATTTTCTGTTCGTTAGTCTTTTGTTTTACACTAGTTTTCCGATGTAgtaaaaaaagaaggaaatagAACGATGAATACGTTCGATTTTCAGGGATAATGGACAGTGGTTGAATGCTCCAGGTGGTGATAACAATGTTCATGCTAGTTAGTGACAGAGCcaacattttaaatttatgggGTTCATGACCATTTATAATTGTTCTAACAtgcaaaatttatttatttgctatAAATTTTAGTaacttaatatattaaatatgaatttttttttacatatcaTTCTCATTTAATTATATCACCAATCAcatcttttacttttttttttcgacCTCTCTTTTCAACACCTCATCTTCACTCAAAGGGAGGGTTAATGAAACTTTGCTTCAACGAGGATCAAAATCAAACACCACACAATCTGCCACTCAAAGTTAATAGTTATGATACTTTCACACAACACTTtatctttcatctcattttcattcACTTTTCCTTCATATCTATTTCTTCATCTCCGatcatatctttcatttttttctctctcttgttCTTACCTCTCTTAGTGTAAGTGTAAAAAATGTGTTAACATTTTAAAGATAAACAAAAGCGACtccaaacactttttttttaatttggccACAACACCACATTTCTAAAAACATGCCTGCATGTGAAAAAACCAACATGGAATATTTACAAGAGAGACACATGCCTTTCACCTACAAAATTGCATCTAGATAAAAAAAACCAGAAAGCAACATCTACAAGAGTCACATGTATATTCCAACCCACAAAATAGAATCTAGATCAAGTATCTTCAAAGCACCTATAATTTGTAATAAAGATATTTCATTTTCACAATCTCAACCACACAGGATTAACCCAACATCACTTTAGGCCATGATCAAAACATGAGCAATTCCCATGGGCATGTGATAGGAGTATATTAACAAAATTCTGCAAAAGCTAGGATAGTGACATGGCCTTTGTTGGTCCCTGCTTCCCTCCGCCCTTGACGACGGGTACCTATAAAAGACACACTGATGCTCAAGTTAGCTAGACCAGAAAGAAAATCTCAGAATCTTTGAAGAATATTCAAGTATTTATAGAAACCATCTTAGTGATTGGGTAACATCGTTTTAGTAACTTGGAAAGTGTCTTTCTATTCTGAGATGTTGAAGGcattttccaattttttttatcaggaatttgaagaaaaacaaGCACATAGATGATGGAAAATGTTTGTCATACCATTTATTTAAGATGTCAATAATCATGAAGTGTTAAATTGTTCATATAGTTCTAGAATAAGGGAAACAAGGACAATccatttttttatcaatttaagTAAAACAAATTAAATCAGCCGGCTAATGACTGATCAATGCATGGTCATCGGTCAACACTAGTGTAATCTATCTCTTGTTTTTTCACAGCCTGCAAGCACAAAAAATCAGTTGCAACATTTCTATACAACTCTTCATGGTCTATAAATTGGGGAATACTTAGGATACAGAACTCAAGTTGAGAACAAGATGAAGAAGCTTTCTCTTTATGCTTGCTTACTCAACTTGAGTCTTTTGGTTATTTTTCCCCAGGGAAAAGCAAATCATCAGGCTGATAAACTTGATGACCTTATTCTTTCCAAGAGCTCACAAAATCGTCCTATGACATTTTCTTGGGAAGAGGAAGATGCATTGAAAACATATTCTAATGCAGCTTATGTTGCACCCCAAGAGGGGCTAATGCAGGGTGATAAGATTGTGGCATTGCCTGGCCAGCCCTATGGGGTGAATTTTGACCAATATGCAGGCTATGTCACTGTTGATGCAGAAGCTGGAAGAGAGCTTTTCTATTATTTTGTGGAGTCTCCATATTCCCCTAAAACTAAACCTTTGGTCTTGTGGCTTAATGGAGGTAAAAATAAACTCAGAAACTGCTTTATGCTTGGAACTTATATGTGCTGTTACGTGTCTTTCCTATCTATACTTTTTTATGTATAACTTGTCATTGAGGATCCATTTTTTAAATTATGGTCATGTTCAGTCTTAAAATTGTGACAAATCGTAAGAAAATGTGACTGATGGGGCTATATTTGAAGTCACTTGTACAAGATACAATTTAAAACACTGAACAAGATAATAAGAATTGATGGAACCTGTACAAGACAATTTAAAACATTGAACAAGATAAGATAATAAGAATTGATGGAttgttaattattatttaatagaTAACATATCTTAACTTTTCATAGTAATAATCATGACCAGATGGTTAATTCCAGTTGTGCATGTTTGACTTCTCTTAAACAAGATCTCAGATCCGAGTCTTCTGtatggagaaaaaaaaacccACGGAAGAGCTAGCTCCACTAAAATGTAGTGTGGATGCTCATGGCTCGAAAAAAATTGTCTCTTGTGGAGAAGACCAATATTAGACCAAAAAGTAGAAATGAATCATAAAAATATCACTTGAATATTGATGCTATTTTCCCTTTGAATAGAAAGTAACAGGGTCATGCCTTGCCAGTAAAAATGAGCATCTTGAGTTGAAAATCTTGCAACATTACCACTTGATTTAATGATTCTGACAACATAATGCTTGTATTCATAGGACCTGGTTGTTCCTCACTGGGGTATGGGGCCTTTCAAGAGCTAGGACCCTTCAGAATCAACCCTG contains:
- the LOC130726575 gene encoding uncharacterized protein LOC130726575, which codes for MASCALWEAHNKLIFQEVPFRCEAAIQRATSMSQVDVSTVDPSANGPVHDAIWRRPPRGVFKVNFDGSWKSDSVSGIGMVARNHDGLILAAAAEVVERPSTVVEAEALAFRWAIGLAITLGFRLVFFETECLTLFHMWKKPLDGRNYLATILSDCFQLSRSLDFVYVVFIRRSGNVVADFLARNASSYAGLVWIEEVPPEVDVFVTADILTSMPPI